One genomic segment of Osmia bicornis bicornis chromosome 16, iOsmBic2.1, whole genome shotgun sequence includes these proteins:
- the LOC114879952 gene encoding hybrid signal transduction histidine kinase B isoform X2 gives MAREELRSKRPFKIWDSWRNVRKGLVVSNFEELIHRGKEKLGVPQNENVSLVLESDGTQVEDGEYFKTLANNTILLLLRHGERWFPTGVDIIRAAISAIPKIVCETIHALELHDETPSWKIMDNKGRVTVVLHWDQRSSASSQVQQQQKVPDAQSSKYSPTKKTDLSGSQRPSLVIQTSLDKLNYGPKSGHLAGEIGPSRYTSPQITVINHDDMQQQQPQPQPHGIPARLVKQSTNSFDSTTIHIHTPECSNHIHQPVARNGSPVNGADGGPSGECDFHCCALHEEGRRIAVHKSVATSPIQDAQHQQYQQQHHHPHPSSQQQQQQQQPPQQQQTQTSSPQPPSSLSDGTRRPGLSKGHVRFCDTADEESSSRLAGNSTGGFHLHHHHNHHQEHDSSESETENTIMEDEIVTSEKFLLLIDQLTVDQKHLSIKDIGIILERLSSKILDVERLDRESESEECYNWTIKAIIRGDVLRELGVIYNGNYYAISEHPGYKEESEENNEDNEEEEEDRL, from the exons ATGGCAAGAGAG GAGTTACGGAGCAAGAGACCTTTTAAGATATGGGACAGCTGGCGTAACGTAAGAAAGGGACTGGTTGTTAGCAATTTCGAGGAACTGATACACCGTG GCAAAGAGAAATTGGGCGTGCCACAGAACGAGAATGTGTCTCTAGTGTTGGAATCGGACGGCACCCAGGTAGAAGACGGCGAATACTTCAAGACCCTAGCGAACAACACGATCCTGCTGTTGCTGCGGCATGGTGAACGTTGGTTTCCAACGGGGGTCGACATCATACGCGCCG CGATTTCAGCCATACCGAAAATAGTCTGCGAGACGATACACGCGCTGGAGCTGCACGATGAAACGCCGTCGTGGAAAATCATGGACAATAAGGGACGGGTCACCGTTGTGTTGCACTGGGACCAACGTTCGTCCGCGTCGTCGCAGGTGCAGCAACAACAGAAAGTACCAGATGCCCAGAGCTCCAAGTATTCGCCGACTAAGAAAACGGATCTGAGCGGTAGCCAAAGGCCGTCGCTGGTTATACAGACCAGTTTGGACAAGTTGAACTACGGACCGAAATCGGGGCACCTGGCGGGCGAGATCGGTCCCAGCCGCTACACCAGCCCCCAAATCACTGTGATAAATCATGACGACATG cagcagcagcagccgCAGCCGCAGCCACACGGAATCCCGGCCAGGCTGGTGAAGCAGAGTACCAATTCCTTCGACAGCACCACCATTCATATCCACACACCCGAGTGTTCGAATCACATTCATCAGCCGGTAGCGAGGAACGGGAGCCCGGTGAACGGTGCGGACGGCGGACCTAGCGGCGAGTGCGACTTCCATTGCTGCGCCCTGCACGAGGAGGGGCGTAGGATCGCTGTCCACAAATCGGTCGCCACATCGCCGATCCAGGACGCCCAGCACCAACAGTACCAACAGCAACATCACCACCCGCATCCATCGTcccagcagcaacagcaacaacagcaaccGCCCCAGCAGCAACAGACGCAGACGTCCTCACCTCAGCCACCCTCCTCGTTATCGGACGGCACCCGACGGCCAGGTCTGAGCAAGGGTCACGTACGTTTCTGCGACACCGCCGACGAGGAGTCGAGCTCCCGTTTGGCGGGCAACTCGACCGGCGGCTTTCATCTCCATCATCATCACAATCATCATCAGGAGCACGACAGCTCCGAGTCGGAGACCGAGAACACGATCATGGAGGACGAGATCGTGACCTCGGAGAAGTTTTTACTGCTGATCGATCAGCTAACGGTAGATCAGAAACACTTAAGCATCAAGGACATAGGTATCATCCTCGAACGGCTCAGCTCGAAGATCCTCGACGTCGAACGGCTAGATCGCGAGAGCGAGAGCGAGGAGTGTTACAACTGGACGATCAAGGCGATCATCAGGGGAGACGTGTTGAGGGAGCTTGGGGTTATCTACAACGGGAATTACTACGCTATCTCGGAGCATCCCGGTTACAAGGAGGAGTCCGAGGAGAATAACGAGGATaacgaggaggaggaggaggatagACTTTAA
- the LOC114879952 gene encoding hybrid signal transduction histidine kinase B isoform X1 — MAREELRSKRPFKIWDSWRNVRKGLVVSNFEELIHRGKEKLGVPQNENVSLVLESDGTQVEDGEYFKTLANNTILLLLRHGERWFPTGVDIIRAAISAIPKIVCETIHALELHDETPSWKIMDNKGRVTVVLHWDQRSSASSQVQQQQKVPDAQSSKYSPTKKTDLSGSQRPSLVIQTSLDKLNYGPKSGHLAGEIGPSRYTSPQITVINHDDMQQQQQPQPQPHGIPARLVKQSTNSFDSTTIHIHTPECSNHIHQPVARNGSPVNGADGGPSGECDFHCCALHEEGRRIAVHKSVATSPIQDAQHQQYQQQHHHPHPSSQQQQQQQQPPQQQQTQTSSPQPPSSLSDGTRRPGLSKGHVRFCDTADEESSSRLAGNSTGGFHLHHHHNHHQEHDSSESETENTIMEDEIVTSEKFLLLIDQLTVDQKHLSIKDIGIILERLSSKILDVERLDRESESEECYNWTIKAIIRGDVLRELGVIYNGNYYAISEHPGYKEESEENNEDNEEEEEDRL; from the exons ATGGCAAGAGAG GAGTTACGGAGCAAGAGACCTTTTAAGATATGGGACAGCTGGCGTAACGTAAGAAAGGGACTGGTTGTTAGCAATTTCGAGGAACTGATACACCGTG GCAAAGAGAAATTGGGCGTGCCACAGAACGAGAATGTGTCTCTAGTGTTGGAATCGGACGGCACCCAGGTAGAAGACGGCGAATACTTCAAGACCCTAGCGAACAACACGATCCTGCTGTTGCTGCGGCATGGTGAACGTTGGTTTCCAACGGGGGTCGACATCATACGCGCCG CGATTTCAGCCATACCGAAAATAGTCTGCGAGACGATACACGCGCTGGAGCTGCACGATGAAACGCCGTCGTGGAAAATCATGGACAATAAGGGACGGGTCACCGTTGTGTTGCACTGGGACCAACGTTCGTCCGCGTCGTCGCAGGTGCAGCAACAACAGAAAGTACCAGATGCCCAGAGCTCCAAGTATTCGCCGACTAAGAAAACGGATCTGAGCGGTAGCCAAAGGCCGTCGCTGGTTATACAGACCAGTTTGGACAAGTTGAACTACGGACCGAAATCGGGGCACCTGGCGGGCGAGATCGGTCCCAGCCGCTACACCAGCCCCCAAATCACTGTGATAAATCATGACGACATG cagcagcagcagcagccgCAGCCGCAGCCACACGGAATCCCGGCCAGGCTGGTGAAGCAGAGTACCAATTCCTTCGACAGCACCACCATTCATATCCACACACCCGAGTGTTCGAATCACATTCATCAGCCGGTAGCGAGGAACGGGAGCCCGGTGAACGGTGCGGACGGCGGACCTAGCGGCGAGTGCGACTTCCATTGCTGCGCCCTGCACGAGGAGGGGCGTAGGATCGCTGTCCACAAATCGGTCGCCACATCGCCGATCCAGGACGCCCAGCACCAACAGTACCAACAGCAACATCACCACCCGCATCCATCGTcccagcagcaacagcaacaacagcaaccGCCCCAGCAGCAACAGACGCAGACGTCCTCACCTCAGCCACCCTCCTCGTTATCGGACGGCACCCGACGGCCAGGTCTGAGCAAGGGTCACGTACGTTTCTGCGACACCGCCGACGAGGAGTCGAGCTCCCGTTTGGCGGGCAACTCGACCGGCGGCTTTCATCTCCATCATCATCACAATCATCATCAGGAGCACGACAGCTCCGAGTCGGAGACCGAGAACACGATCATGGAGGACGAGATCGTGACCTCGGAGAAGTTTTTACTGCTGATCGATCAGCTAACGGTAGATCAGAAACACTTAAGCATCAAGGACATAGGTATCATCCTCGAACGGCTCAGCTCGAAGATCCTCGACGTCGAACGGCTAGATCGCGAGAGCGAGAGCGAGGAGTGTTACAACTGGACGATCAAGGCGATCATCAGGGGAGACGTGTTGAGGGAGCTTGGGGTTATCTACAACGGGAATTACTACGCTATCTCGGAGCATCCCGGTTACAAGGAGGAGTCCGAGGAGAATAACGAGGATaacgaggaggaggaggaggatagACTTTAA